A stretch of Desulfobacter hydrogenophilus DNA encodes these proteins:
- a CDS encoding ABC-F family ATP-binding cassette domain-containing protein, with protein sequence MIFADNISLAYGKRALFKNVNIMFKPGNCYGLIGANGAGKSTFLKILAHELEPDTGTVSVGPRERIAVLRQDHFAFDDHRVIETVIMGHEKLYRLMAERDALYAKPDFSESDGIRSGEIEVAFEEMNGYEAEADAAVLLTHLGIGEALHAKKMKELEGGEKVRVLLGQALFGNPDVLLLDEPTNNLDIQAINWLQEFLFRFKNTVIVVSHDRHFMNQVCTHIADIDFSKISVYVGNYDFWYQASQLNLKQKQADNKRVTEKAEELKAFIRRFSSNASKSKQATSRKRLLDKLTVEELPASSRKYPFVRFKPERACGNVILEVEGLSKTIEGEKVLNNITFRVNNGDKIAFVGSKSLAGTALFDILSGKTEADEGTFRWGVTTSHSYFSKEHGAFFEKDLNLIQWLLQFAPPTEGESFARTFLGRMLFSGEDALKKTHMLSGGEKVRCMLSRMMLAQCNVLMLDDPTNHLDLESITALNDSLVEFPEVVLFTSHDHEFINTIANRIIEITPDGIIDSLMSYDEFIESPEVARVREKMSA encoded by the coding sequence ATGATTTTCGCAGATAACATCTCCCTTGCCTATGGCAAGCGGGCCCTGTTCAAAAATGTCAACATCATGTTTAAACCCGGCAACTGTTACGGCCTTATTGGGGCCAACGGTGCTGGAAAAAGCACTTTTTTAAAAATTCTTGCACATGAACTTGAGCCGGATACCGGCACCGTCTCTGTCGGTCCCAGGGAGCGGATCGCTGTTCTGCGGCAGGATCATTTTGCCTTTGACGACCATCGGGTGATTGAGACGGTAATCATGGGCCATGAAAAGCTGTACCGGCTTATGGCTGAGCGGGACGCCCTTTATGCCAAACCTGATTTTTCCGAATCGGACGGCATCCGGTCTGGTGAAATTGAGGTCGCGTTTGAGGAGATGAACGGGTATGAGGCTGAAGCGGATGCGGCTGTGCTCCTCACGCATCTGGGTATTGGCGAAGCGCTGCACGCAAAAAAAATGAAAGAGCTTGAAGGCGGCGAGAAAGTGCGGGTCCTTCTGGGTCAGGCCCTGTTCGGCAACCCAGATGTCCTGCTCCTTGACGAACCCACCAATAACCTGGATATCCAGGCTATTAACTGGCTCCAGGAATTTTTGTTTCGGTTCAAAAATACAGTGATTGTGGTTTCCCACGACCGGCATTTCATGAACCAGGTCTGCACCCACATTGCCGACATTGATTTCAGCAAGATTTCTGTGTACGTGGGTAATTATGATTTTTGGTACCAGGCCAGCCAGCTCAACCTGAAGCAGAAGCAGGCGGACAACAAACGGGTCACGGAAAAGGCTGAAGAGCTGAAGGCCTTTATTCGCAGGTTTTCCTCCAATGCGTCTAAGTCAAAGCAGGCAACATCTCGAAAAAGGCTGCTGGATAAGCTGACCGTTGAAGAGTTGCCTGCATCGAGTAGAAAATATCCGTTTGTACGGTTCAAACCTGAAAGGGCGTGCGGAAACGTTATCCTGGAGGTGGAGGGGCTTTCCAAGACCATTGAGGGTGAAAAAGTCCTGAATAATATTACCTTCAGGGTCAATAACGGAGATAAGATTGCCTTTGTGGGCTCAAAGAGCCTTGCCGGAACCGCGCTTTTCGATATCCTGTCAGGGAAAACTGAGGCGGATGAAGGCACCTTCAGGTGGGGTGTTACCACCAGCCATTCTTATTTTTCTAAAGAGCATGGCGCATTTTTTGAGAAGGACCTTAATTTGATCCAGTGGCTGCTCCAGTTTGCCCCACCCACCGAGGGAGAAAGCTTTGCCAGAACCTTTTTGGGGCGGATGCTTTTTTCCGGTGAGGATGCCCTGAAAAAGACTCATATGCTCTCAGGCGGCGAAAAGGTCAGATGCATGCTGTCAAGGATGATGTTGGCCCAGTGCAATGTCCTGATGCTGGATGACCCCACCAACCACCTGGACCTTGAATCCATCACCGCCCTTAACGACAGCCTGGTTGAGTTCCCCGAAGTGGTTCTTTTCACCTCCCACGACCATGAGTTTATCAATACCATTGCCAATCGTATCATTGAGATTACGCCCGACGGGATCATTGACAGCCTCATGTCCTATGATGAGTTTATTGAAAGCCCGGAGGTTGCCCGGGTGCGGGAAAAAATGAGCGCATAA
- a CDS encoding NAD(P)/FAD-dependent oxidoreductase, whose translation MKIEYDVVIIGAGASGLMCAAQAGKRGRRVKVLDHGPKPGRKILMSGGGRCNFTNRRVSAQNYISSNPHFAKSALSRYRPQDFIALVRQYGISFSEREHGQLFCTGSAGQILEMLLAECRSAGVCLAFKTSVSSIERQASVRGFRICTAGESIEASSLVIATGGVSMPAAGATSFGYKVAGQFGIPVVRPRPGLVPFTLHPEDKTVLAPLAGISVKALVCTGSASFKEQLLFTHRGLSGPVILQASSFWQPGAPLTIDLFPDGNLEDLLETEQQTRPKRHVKSVLTEHLPTRLVQARLNEKLLDSPLHAISRQGLKNVADEIHTWNIQPGGTEGYRTAEVTVGGIDCRGFSSKTMESRDVPGLYAIGEVLDVTGWLGGYNFQWAWSSAWAAGQVV comes from the coding sequence ATGAAAATCGAATACGATGTGGTGATTATCGGGGCAGGCGCTTCCGGGTTGATGTGCGCGGCCCAGGCCGGAAAGCGCGGGAGGCGTGTAAAAGTTCTGGACCACGGCCCCAAGCCCGGGCGCAAGATTCTCATGTCCGGCGGCGGCAGGTGCAACTTTACAAACCGTAGGGTCAGTGCGCAAAATTATATTTCATCCAATCCGCACTTTGCAAAATCCGCGCTCAGCCGGTACCGGCCACAGGATTTCATCGCCCTTGTTCGGCAATACGGGATCAGCTTCAGCGAACGGGAACACGGCCAGTTGTTCTGCACGGGCAGTGCCGGGCAGATTCTTGAGATGCTGCTGGCAGAGTGCCGCAGCGCCGGTGTCTGCCTGGCATTCAAAACAAGCGTCAGCAGCATTGAGAGACAGGCTTCGGTCCGGGGGTTCCGGATCTGCACTGCCGGGGAAAGCATAGAGGCCTCATCTCTGGTTATTGCCACCGGAGGGGTCTCGATGCCTGCAGCTGGTGCCACTTCGTTCGGATACAAGGTCGCCGGGCAGTTTGGCATTCCTGTGGTACGGCCCAGGCCCGGGCTTGTTCCCTTTACGCTTCACCCCGAAGATAAAACGGTTCTGGCCCCCCTGGCCGGGATTTCAGTCAAGGCCCTGGTCTGCACGGGATCTGCCTCATTTAAAGAGCAGCTTCTGTTTACCCACCGGGGGCTGAGCGGCCCTGTGATCCTGCAGGCCTCATCCTTCTGGCAGCCCGGAGCCCCGCTGACCATAGACCTTTTCCCGGATGGAAATCTGGAAGACCTTCTGGAAACAGAACAGCAGACCCGGCCCAAACGTCATGTGAAATCTGTCCTGACCGAGCATCTTCCAACGCGTCTGGTCCAGGCCCGTCTGAATGAAAAGCTGTTGGACAGCCCTCTTCACGCCATTTCCCGCCAGGGGCTCAAAAATGTGGCAGATGAGATCCACACCTGGAACATCCAACCCGGCGGCACCGAAGGATACAGAACGGCTGAAGTAACTGTCGGCGGCATTGATTGCCGCGGGTTCTCTTCAAAAACAATGGAATCCCGGGATGTTCCGGGGCTTTACGCCATCGGCGAAGTGCTGGACGTCACCGGGTGGCTGGGCGGATACAATTTCCAGTGGGCATGGTCTTCGGCCTGGGCCGCCGGACAGGTGGTGTAG
- a CDS encoding YkgJ family cysteine cluster protein, whose product MKEKSAQLKNIYAAFDADTRDLVKGRACTRGCSFCCREAGSIDITTLEGMVIRKAMNKMPKSRQKTLTKAFRSEIKQREAGKAVPCPFLMKNNACMIYEDRPFSCRRIYSAHVCGQDAPPAVSRQVMERANQAISALQKLDNNGYSGHLSYILYMLSVPAFLKTYTAGECKPEEIMAFGKAHRIVINRMMV is encoded by the coding sequence ATGAAAGAAAAAAGTGCTCAATTAAAAAATATTTACGCAGCCTTTGATGCGGATACCCGTGACCTGGTAAAAGGCAGGGCCTGCACCCGGGGCTGCAGTTTCTGCTGCAGGGAAGCCGGCAGCATTGACATTACCACCCTGGAGGGGATGGTTATCCGGAAGGCCATGAACAAAATGCCCAAAAGCCGGCAGAAAACCCTGACAAAGGCATTTAGAAGCGAAATAAAGCAGCGGGAAGCAGGCAAAGCGGTTCCCTGTCCTTTCCTTATGAAAAATAATGCCTGCATGATCTATGAGGACCGACCCTTTTCCTGCCGCAGAATTTACTCCGCCCATGTCTGCGGCCAGGATGCACCGCCGGCGGTGAGTCGCCAGGTAATGGAACGGGCGAATCAGGCCATATCAGCGCTTCAAAAGCTGGACAACAACGGCTATTCCGGCCATCTTTCCTACATTCTGTATATGCTGTCGGTCCCGGCTTTTTTAAAAACCTACACTGCCGGAGAATGTAAGCCCGAGGAAATTATGGCGTTTGGAAAGGCCCACAGGATTGTCATCAACCGGATGATGGTTTGA
- a CDS encoding NUDIX hydrolase, producing MTKEIFDIVDKDDQIIGQATRDQVHGNPNLIHRVVHILVFNSQNELYLQKRDINKDVQPGKWDTSVGGHVDKGESYRDAAVREMEEELDINGANLKYLYKYRLRNDYESEYVSSYYCLWDRPIKINVDEIEEGRFWRLDEIVKKTDSGIFTPNFLDEIRRYQKF from the coding sequence ATGACAAAAGAAATTTTTGATATCGTTGATAAAGATGATCAAATTATCGGCCAGGCCACTCGTGATCAGGTCCATGGTAATCCAAATTTAATTCACAGGGTGGTTCATATTCTGGTTTTTAACAGCCAAAATGAATTGTATCTGCAAAAAAGAGATATAAATAAGGATGTCCAGCCGGGAAAGTGGGATACCTCGGTGGGCGGTCATGTGGACAAGGGCGAATCTTACCGGGATGCGGCTGTCCGGGAAATGGAAGAGGAGCTTGACATTAACGGCGCAAACCTGAAGTATTTGTATAAATACCGGTTACGCAATGACTATGAATCGGAATATGTATCCAGTTACTACTGCCTGTGGGACAGGCCTATTAAAATAAATGTCGATGAAATTGAAGAGGGACGGTTCTGGCGGCTTGATGAAATTGTTAAAAAAACAGATTCAGGCATTTTTACGCCGAACTTTCTGGATGAAATCAGGCGTTATCAAAAATTTTAA
- the sixA gene encoding phosphohistidine phosphatase SixA: MSVFLVQHGLSLPKLEGPEKGLSEKGREETLKIAEVAAGYGVKISQIFHSGKKRAEQTALIMAETLCPGLAPEQMADISPMDDVTGLGNRLNPSSNHMVVGHLPYMEKLVAYLTTGREAPKVLKFQNSGIVCLDQDDSGWFIRWTLNPNIS; this comes from the coding sequence ATGTCGGTATTTCTTGTACAGCATGGGCTGAGCCTGCCAAAACTCGAAGGCCCTGAAAAAGGATTGTCTGAAAAGGGCCGTGAGGAGACCTTAAAAATAGCCGAAGTGGCCGCCGGTTATGGCGTTAAAATCTCCCAAATTTTCCATTCCGGAAAAAAACGCGCAGAACAGACCGCTTTGATCATGGCTGAGACCCTTTGCCCTGGTCTCGCCCCTGAGCAGATGGCGGATATATCGCCCATGGATGATGTGACGGGTCTTGGCAACCGGCTTAACCCCAGTTCGAACCATATGGTGGTGGGCCATCTTCCCTATATGGAAAAACTAGTCGCTTACCTGACCACAGGCCGGGAGGCACCCAAAGTGCTGAAATTTCAAAATTCAGGGATTGTCTGTCTTGATCAGGATGACTCGGGCTGGTTCATCCGGTGGACCCTGAATCCCAACATTTCATAA
- a CDS encoding ISAzo13 family transposase has product MLKRHDYRLRKAQKRQSLKKSVPDRNEQFDNIVKLKSMYLKDGNPIISMDTKKKEHIGNFYQDGYLYTLEELKVYDHDFPSFAEGVVIPHSLYDLQLNIGYVQVGTIHDTSEFACDSFGHWWYDYGCKNYPNATSILVLCDGGGSNSSRHYLFKQDLQILADEIGIEIRIAHYPPYCSKFNPIEHRLFPHITRACRVGFSSLELVTNLISKTRTQKGLKFSLMSLTMIYQTGSKVSKTFKSTMHIVFDKTLPKWNYSAIPLGC; this is encoded by the coding sequence CTGCTTAAAAGACATGATTATCGTCTCCGCAAAGCACAAAAAAGACAATCCTTGAAAAAAAGTGTACCTGATCGGAATGAGCAATTCGATAATATTGTGAAACTCAAATCGATGTATCTAAAAGACGGTAATCCGATTATCAGTATGGATACCAAGAAAAAAGAACATATAGGCAATTTTTATCAAGACGGATATCTTTATACGCTCGAAGAATTGAAGGTATATGATCATGATTTTCCAAGTTTTGCAGAAGGTGTGGTCATTCCCCACAGCCTGTATGATTTACAGCTCAATATCGGATATGTTCAGGTGGGAACGATTCATGATACCAGTGAATTTGCATGCGACAGCTTCGGTCATTGGTGGTATGATTATGGCTGCAAAAACTACCCGAATGCAACGTCAATTTTAGTTTTGTGCGACGGCGGAGGCAGTAACAGTTCACGACATTACCTTTTCAAACAGGATCTTCAAATTTTGGCAGATGAAATCGGGATTGAAATTCGTATCGCTCATTATCCCCCGTATTGTTCGAAATTCAACCCTATTGAACATCGGCTCTTTCCCCACATAACACGCGCGTGCAGGGTCGGTTTTTCAAGTTTAGAGCTGGTTACGAATCTGATTTCCAAGACTCGAACTCAAAAAGGGTTGAAGTTTTCGTTAATGTCATTGACAATGATTTATCAAACCGGCAGCAAAGTCAGTAAAACCTTTAAATCAACAATGCACATTGTATTCGATAAAACCTTGCCCAAGTGGAATTATTCTGCAATTCCACTTGGATGTTAA
- a CDS encoding FAD:protein FMN transferase: MPEPKYIINFIFSLMLLMGTTLLLPTHSLATQEYVFTGQTMGTTYSIKMISAKPLSKSLWQKKINLRLKQVNARLSMYQKNSELSRFNAAPKDQIFRASADFYQVLDQCRHLHTLTDGAWDGTVKPLVDLWGFGTKGRRDTPPEPAEIKAALKQIGFNKLKIGDHVLTKTMSGITLDLGSIAKGYGVDEIARLIREGGIKSYLVEIGGELVGAGENKHRKAWIVGITNPQKGFLNSGLYKEVRLDNKAIATSGNYRNYFEKNGRIYSHIISPKTGYPVKNAVISVSVISDTCTLADGLATALMVMDTHQSLALINSLKNTECLIIRQDGKKRNALRSSGFKSYEIGF, encoded by the coding sequence ATGCCTGAACCTAAGTATATTATAAATTTTATTTTTTCACTGATGCTGCTTATGGGAACAACTCTGCTTTTACCTACTCACTCTTTGGCAACCCAGGAATATGTGTTTACCGGCCAAACAATGGGTACCACATATTCCATTAAGATGATTTCAGCCAAACCGCTGTCCAAAAGCTTATGGCAGAAAAAAATTAATTTGCGCTTAAAACAGGTAAACGCACGTTTGTCCATGTACCAAAAAAACAGTGAACTGTCCCGGTTCAATGCCGCGCCAAAGGACCAAATTTTCAGGGCGTCTGCAGATTTCTACCAGGTTCTTGACCAATGCAGACACCTGCATACCCTGACCGATGGGGCTTGGGACGGCACAGTCAAACCCCTGGTTGATTTGTGGGGATTCGGCACAAAGGGACGGCGGGACACGCCGCCTGAGCCGGCAGAGATCAAAGCAGCTCTTAAACAAATCGGCTTTAACAAGCTTAAAATCGGGGACCATGTCCTGACCAAGACAATGTCGGGCATAACATTGGATTTAGGCTCCATCGCCAAAGGGTATGGCGTGGATGAAATTGCCCGCCTGATCAGGGAAGGCGGAATTAAGAGCTATCTTGTGGAAATCGGTGGAGAGTTGGTCGGCGCAGGAGAAAACAAGCATCGCAAGGCGTGGATTGTGGGCATAACAAACCCCCAAAAAGGTTTTTTGAACTCCGGTCTGTACAAAGAAGTGCGTCTGGATAACAAGGCCATTGCCACCAGCGGAAATTACAGAAACTATTTTGAAAAAAACGGGCGGATCTACTCCCACATTATCAGCCCGAAAACCGGTTATCCGGTCAAAAACGCGGTGATATCCGTATCGGTTATTTCCGATACCTGCACCTTGGCCGATGGCCTTGCCACAGCGCTTATGGTCATGGATACCCACCAGTCTCTGGCGCTTATCAACAGCCTTAAAAACACCGAATGCCTGATCATCCGCCAGGACGGGAAGAAAAGAAACGCACTGCGGTCATCTGGATTCAAATCATACGAAATCGGTTTCTGA
- a CDS encoding cold-shock protein, producing MANGTVKWFSETKGFGFIEVEDGGKDVFVHHSGINAQGFKTLNEGDQVTFDIEQGPKGPSAANVTVK from the coding sequence ATGGCAAATGGTACAGTAAAGTGGTTCAGCGAGACTAAAGGTTTTGGTTTTATCGAAGTAGAAGATGGTGGAAAAGATGTCTTTGTTCATCATTCAGGCATTAACGCACAAGGTTTTAAAACCCTGAACGAAGGCGACCAGGTCACATTTGACATTGAGCAGGGCCCCAAAGGGCCGTCTGCTGCAAATGTCACAGTGAAATAG
- a CDS encoding DEAD/DEAH box helicase: protein MSFTQFHFHPGIQSGIQDAGYTSPSPIQQKAIPPILEGKDILGLAQTGTGKTVAFVLPILQHLLKTRRTASSASPSALIMAPTRELAEQIHESITLMASHTPVKSVAVYGGVGKYLQIKALRQGVDIIVACPGRLLDLMNEKALSLKEIDILVLDEADQMLDMGFLPDIRRIIRALPKKRQTLVFSATMPKMIGNLVQDILNHPIKVQVNQTGPAPRIAHGRFNVQREKRTDLLKTLFAKNGMSSTIVFTRTKHKAKSLAVQLKKSGFNAVSLQGNLSQNQRRRAMDGFRSGSFKILVATDIAARGIDVSGVSHVINYDLPDTVETYIHRTGRTGRVNQPGQAYTFTTREDNKTITLIEKALGRKMTEESLLPA from the coding sequence ATGAGCTTTACCCAGTTTCATTTTCACCCTGGCATCCAGTCAGGTATTCAAGACGCGGGCTACACCAGCCCCAGCCCCATCCAGCAGAAAGCAATTCCCCCCATTCTTGAGGGAAAAGACATTCTGGGCCTGGCCCAGACCGGCACCGGAAAAACCGTTGCCTTTGTGCTGCCCATTCTCCAGCATTTGCTCAAAACACGCCGCACCGCATCTTCAGCATCGCCGTCAGCATTGATCATGGCCCCCACCAGGGAACTGGCCGAGCAGATTCATGAAAGTATCACACTAATGGCGAGTCACACCCCAGTTAAAAGCGTAGCCGTTTACGGCGGGGTTGGAAAATATCTTCAGATAAAAGCCCTGAGACAAGGCGTGGACATTATTGTCGCATGCCCGGGACGGCTGCTGGATCTCATGAATGAAAAAGCCCTGAGCCTTAAGGAAATTGATATCCTGGTTCTGGACGAAGCCGATCAGATGCTTGATATGGGATTTCTGCCTGATATCAGGCGAATTATCCGGGCGTTACCCAAAAAACGCCAGACCCTGGTTTTCTCTGCGACCATGCCAAAAATGATCGGCAATCTGGTCCAGGATATTTTAAACCATCCCATCAAGGTTCAGGTCAACCAGACCGGGCCTGCACCCCGCATCGCCCATGGCCGGTTTAATGTCCAAAGGGAAAAACGCACAGACCTGCTCAAGACGCTGTTTGCTAAAAACGGCATGTCCAGTACCATTGTATTTACACGGACTAAGCATAAGGCCAAAAGTCTTGCCGTCCAGTTAAAAAAATCCGGATTCAACGCGGTGTCATTACAGGGAAATTTATCCCAGAACCAGCGACGCAGGGCAATGGACGGCTTTCGAAGCGGCTCTTTCAAAATCCTTGTAGCAACGGATATTGCCGCCAGGGGAATTGACGTATCAGGAGTTTCCCATGTGATCAATTATGATCTTCCGGATACGGTTGAAACGTATATCCACAGAACCGGCAGGACCGGAAGGGTCAATCAACCCGGCCAGGCATACACCTTTACAACCAGGGAAGATAATAAAACCATCACCTTGATTGAAAAGGCCCTGGGCAGAAAAATGACAGAAGAATCCTTACTTCCGGCTTAA
- a CDS encoding class I SAM-dependent methyltransferase, translating into MTAPISRVRVRYTTLEIGDMDIHIRTLKDHLQFEDINGEAKKLGISSATWPLFGVVWPSSQVLARLMLDYYVNGKRVLEVGCGIALASLILNKRSADITATDYHPETEGFLAHNVKLNDGEKIPFVRTGWADLDDDLGKFDLIIGSDILYEVEHVNLLSAFINRHAQGYCDVIIVDPRRGNHAKFSKKMAGLGYTCSQKKANQTDDMGKIVICQVLTFSRQGIPNLA; encoded by the coding sequence GTGACAGCCCCCATATCCCGCGTCCGCGTCCGCTATACAACCCTTGAAATCGGGGATATGGATATTCATATCCGGACGCTTAAAGATCATCTCCAGTTTGAGGATATCAACGGTGAAGCAAAAAAACTTGGGATATCTTCGGCTACCTGGCCCCTGTTCGGCGTGGTCTGGCCCTCTAGCCAGGTGCTTGCCCGCCTGATGCTTGACTACTATGTGAATGGGAAAAGGGTGCTTGAAGTGGGATGTGGCATTGCCTTGGCCAGCCTGATTTTAAACAAAAGGTCGGCAGATATTACAGCCACAGACTACCATCCTGAAACTGAAGGGTTCTTGGCTCACAATGTGAAACTCAATGATGGGGAAAAAATCCCCTTTGTCCGGACCGGATGGGCGGATCTGGATGATGATCTTGGTAAATTTGACCTGATCATCGGTTCGGATATTCTTTATGAAGTTGAACATGTCAATCTTTTGTCCGCTTTTATAAATCGACATGCCCAGGGCTATTGTGATGTAATCATTGTGGACCCCAGGCGGGGGAATCACGCAAAATTTAGCAAAAAAATGGCAGGACTGGGTTATACCTGTTCACAGAAAAAAGCCAATCAGACAGACGATATGGGAAAAATCGTCATCTGCCAGGTGCTGACGTTCTCCCGTCAGGGCATACCCAACCTTGCATAA
- a CDS encoding RNA recognition motif domain-containing protein, giving the protein MKIYVGNMTELMTEETLRQAFEAFGEVESAKIITNRFNGRSKGFGFVEMPSNSEADKAIKALNGNIVDKKPIKVNHADSGGKKKKKPFRRRNY; this is encoded by the coding sequence ATGAAAATTTATGTCGGGAATATGACAGAACTGATGACAGAAGAAACGCTTAGACAGGCGTTTGAAGCATTTGGCGAAGTTGAAAGCGCTAAAATAATAACAAACAGGTTTAACGGACGCTCCAAGGGATTTGGGTTTGTTGAAATGCCGAGCAATTCCGAAGCGGACAAAGCCATTAAGGCCTTGAACGGCAATATAGTCGATAAAAAGCCCATCAAAGTGAATCATGCCGATTCCGGTGGTAAAAAGAAAAAAAAGCCGTTCAGGAGAAGAAATTATTAG
- a CDS encoding TIGR01212 family radical SAM protein (This family includes YhcC from E. coli K-12, an uncharacterized radical SAM protein.), with translation MQKDEMEEKLAQVDRMKRYSDYNAYLRSLFGERVQKISVDAGLTCPNRDGTLSRAGCIYCNAKGSGTGAFARGLSISQQIQAGKIGAIKKYKARKFLAYFQSFTNTYAPVDHLKTLYDEALSCEGMVGMAVGTRPDCVDKEKIDLLDTYTKDYLIWLEYGLQSAHDATLALINRGHNFKAFEAAMALVAPKKKLNVCAHIILGLPGETRDMMLENARILGDLGVNGVKIHLLYVVRGTALDKMYGQGRYTPLEQQEYVGLVCDFLERLPKAMIIQRITGDPHSDELVAPLWSARYRETFNMIQHMLEARNSYQGKYRI, from the coding sequence ATGCAAAAGGATGAAATGGAGGAAAAATTGGCACAGGTGGACCGAATGAAACGGTACTCGGATTATAATGCTTATTTGCGAAGCCTGTTTGGTGAGCGGGTGCAGAAAATTTCCGTGGATGCCGGGCTGACCTGCCCTAACCGGGACGGAACCCTGTCCAGAGCCGGATGTATTTACTGCAATGCAAAAGGGTCGGGTACCGGGGCCTTTGCCAGGGGGCTTTCCATTTCCCAGCAGATTCAGGCCGGCAAGATCGGAGCTATAAAAAAATACAAGGCCAGAAAATTTCTTGCCTATTTCCAGTCTTTTACCAATACGTATGCCCCGGTTGATCATCTTAAAACCTTATATGACGAAGCCCTGTCCTGTGAGGGCATGGTCGGTATGGCGGTGGGCACAAGGCCTGATTGTGTGGATAAAGAAAAAATCGATCTGCTTGACACCTATACGAAAGATTATCTTATCTGGCTGGAATACGGGCTTCAGTCTGCCCATGACGCTACTCTTGCCCTGATCAACCGTGGGCATAATTTCAAGGCCTTTGAAGCGGCCATGGCCTTGGTTGCGCCCAAAAAAAAACTTAATGTCTGTGCTCACATTATTCTGGGCCTGCCCGGAGAAACCAGGGACATGATGCTGGAAAATGCCAGAATTCTGGGGGATCTGGGGGTTAATGGCGTTAAAATTCACCTGCTTTATGTGGTCCGTGGCACAGCTTTGGACAAAATGTACGGCCAAGGCCGGTATACGCCTTTAGAACAACAGGAATATGTGGGCCTGGTCTGCGATTTTCTGGAACGGCTGCCCAAGGCCATGATTATCCAGCGGATTACAGGGGACCCTCATTCCGATGAACTTGTGGCCCCGCTGTGGTCGGCCCGGTACAGAGAGACATTCAACATGATTCAGCATATGCTTGAAGCCCGGAATTCGTACCAGGGGAAATACCGGATTTAA